The genomic region TCTCTTTTTTAGAAGACGACTCGGTGATGAAATTGTGGAAAATTTAATTGAACCATTATTATCCGGGATATATGCTGGTGATATCGACCGTTTGAGTTTGATGGCTACGTTCCCTAACTTTTATAATTTGGAGCAGGAATACGGAAGCTTAATTAAAGGACTAAACAAAACAGTACCAAAAAAAGCAAAATCTCAAAAAAAGAAAGGGGTCTTTTTAACATTAAAGTCGGGTTTATCCTCTCTGGTGTCCCAACTTGAAGATGAACTGAAGAAAAGTCCCTTTGTTACAGTTCATAAACAATCTGTTGTACAACATATTACGAAAGAGCATGATAAATATCGAATTACCGTCAAAGGGAAGGAAGAAACGATTGCTCACTCGATTGTGCTAGCAACTCCTCACTTCGTAACCCAGAAAATATTAAGTCAATATGACTTCTTAAAAACGTATAAAGAAATGCCAGCTACATCTGTTGCTAATGTAGTGTTAGGCTTTAACAAACAAGATATCCCGAACATGATGGATGGTACAGGGTTTGTTGTTTCACGAAATAGTAACCATCGAATTACAGCCTGTACGTGGACACATAAAAAGTGGCCACACACAACACCAGATGGACAAATTATGCTTCGCAGTTATGTAGGAAAGCCGAGTGATCAGGAGATTGTTCATTTATCTGATGATGAAATTGAAACAATTGTAAGGGAAGACTTAAAAAATGTCATGAATATTGATGCTAATCCTTCGTTCTCTTTGGTAACCCGTTGGAAACAAGCAATGCCACAATATATAGTTGGTCATAAGGAACGGGTGGAGGATACTAAGAATCATATGAAGGAATATTTACCGGGAGTCTTTTTAGCCGGCAGCTCATATGAGGGAATCGGAATTCCAGACTGCATAAATCAAGGAATCGGTGCGAAAGAGGATGCACTTTCCTTTTTAAATAAGTAACAAAAAATTGAGAGCAGTTCATCTAGAACTGCTCCCTTTTCATATCATCGAGCGGGATGATCACAATTATCGCAAATGTTGCCATAACAATCTGCTTTTTCCTCTATTCGTTCTCCACATTTTGTGCATGACTTTGTTGGCAAATTTCGAAAAAACTCCATTACGCTAGTTGAAACCATCTGATCCCTCCGTTTATAAATGTTTGTTTTGTTACTTTTATTGTATTATAACAAAGGTTAAATGATTACATACTGTTTTATAACAATTTTATTTTTTAGGAGGTTACTTTTCGAATGAAAGTTACAGTAATCGGCTATTGGGGTGCATACCCGCAGGTAGAAAGGGCTACGTCTAGTTATTTATTAGAATGTGATGGCTTTACTTGTTTACTTGATTGTGGAAGTGGAGTGTTATCACGACTGCAAAAGTATAAATCTATTTCTGACTTAGATGCCATTGTGTTATCACACTATCACCATGATCACATTGCAGATGTTGGTTCACTTCAATACGCTTTTCTGATTGATAACCTTTTACATCAACGTAACAGAACATGGCCTATATACGGACATCATGAAAATGAAGAGCGGTTTCAGTCATTATTCCATACCGCCACAGAAGGGAAAGCGTATAAAGCTGGTGATGTGATGACAATAGGTCCATTTCAGTTTCAATTTCTAAAAACCGTTCATCCTGTCCCATGCTATGCGATGAAAATTACCGACGGAAAGAGTACAATAGTATATACAGCGGATACAAGTTTCTTTGAGGATTTAATTCCCTTTTGTCAAAACGCTGATTTACTCATAGCTGAGTCAAGCTTCTATAAAGGGATGGATAGTACAAGTGCAGGACATATGACAAGTGATGAATGTGGAAAAATTGCGAATCGGGCAAGTGTACGCGAACTTTGGCTAACACACCTACCGCATTTCGGGAATGTGAGTGAATTGAAGCGGGAGGCTTCAGAAGAATATGACGGTAAAATATATCTAGCTGATGAGGGTTTGTCATGGGAAGCTTAACTGTAGAGAACGAGCCTTTTGCTTTATGTTACAGAACTCGTTAAGATAATAATTAGAATAAAGGAGGATGTATGGATGACAATGTTATTTATTGATAATGAAGGAATTACTGATCCGCGGATTAATTTAGCAATTGAAGAATATGCACTGAAAAACTTAGATATTGAAGACGGAAATACATATTTGCTATTTTACATAAACAAACCGTCCATTATTATAGGAAAAAACCAAAACACAATAGAGGAAATTAATACAGACTACGTTGACGAGCGAGGAATACATGTTGTCCGCCGTCTTTCAGGTGGAGGAGCTGTTTATCACGATCTTGGAAACTTAAACTTTAGCTTCCTGACGAAAGATGATGGAGACAGTTTTAGTAACTTTGCAAAATTTACGAAACCAGTGACGGACGCACTACAAAAATTGGGAATCAATGCTGAGTTATCAGGGAGAAATGACATTTTAGTAAATGGAAGAAAAATATCAGGGAATGCACAATTTTCGACAAGAGGAAGAATGTTTAGTCATGGCACCTTAATGTTTGATTCCGAAATTGAACACGTTGTCTCTGCCTTAAAAGTAAAATCGGAGAAAATTAAATCTAAGGGAATTAAATCAATTCGTAGTCGGGTCGCAAATATCTCTGAATTTTTAACAGAAGACCTTAGTATGGAAGAGTTTAAAAACATGCTTCTTCGCTTCATTTTTGATGTTGAGTCTGCAGAAGATGTTCCAAAGTACAAATTAACCAAAGAGGATTGGGAAAACATCCATAAATTATCTGAAGAACGTTACCAGCAATGGGAGTGGAACTACGGTAAGTCTCCTAAATTTGATATTCAACATTCAAAACGATTTGAAGGGGCAGGAAGTATTGATGTCCGATTAAATGTTAATAAAGGAGTCATTCAAAATTGTAAAATTTTTGGAGATTTCTTCGGTGTCGGGGATGTTCATGATATAGAAGAAATCTTGATTGGTACAAGATATGAACGAGATGCAATTAAACAAGCACTAACAGATGTGAATATAAAACATTACTTCGGCAATGTCGCAAAAGATGATTTCGTTACGTTAGTGTACTAATAGAAAAACTGGTCATCTGCTATAAAGATACGACAATCTTTTTAGGGGAGATGACCTTTTTTTATTGTATGTTTCATTGTGATGTACAACCTACTATTTTATAATTAATATAGAATATTTCTTTAAAAATGAATGATTATTCATTCATTGTAATGGGAGGGGAATAAATGAATATTTCTGATCAGTTAACAGTAACAACGGAGAAGCAAGCAGATAAAACAGCCTACATTTTTTTAGGGAAAGAGACATCCTATCGTGACCTAGATGATTCGGTTACAAAGTTTGCATCTAGTTTGAACGAAATGGGTTATGGGAAGGGTGACCACCTAGCCATTGTGTTAGGAAATAGCCCCCAGTTTGTCATTAGCCTTTATGCATCACTTCGAATTGGAGCAACTGTTATTCCAATCAACCCATTATACACCGCAGATGAGTTAACCTATATTATAAACAACGGAGATGTAAAAGGCATTATTACGATGGATGTTCTAGCAGAAAAGTTTGCTCAATTTGATCATGAACTGAATGTAAATCACTACATACTGGTGGAAACGAATCCAAATGTAAGTGTTGAAGATTTATCAATTCAGCCGAAAGTTTACTCCTTTTCTACACTTTTACAAAATGGTAGCCCTCAACTCGACCGTCCTACTCTTCACGATAATGACACTGCTGTTATTTTATACACCTCAGGTACCACTGGGAAACCGAAAGGTGCTATGTTATCTCACCAAAATATTTACTCGAATGCAAAAGATATTGCCGACTATTTAAATATGAATAATCAAGACCGTATTATAGCTGCATTACCGATGTTTCACGTTTTTTGTTTAACGGTAGCTCTAAATGCTCCGCTAATGAATGGTGGTTCCATATTCATCATGCCAAAGTTCTCCCCAAATGAAGTGTTTGACGCCGCAAGGGATTATAAGGTAACAATTTTTGCAGGCGTACCAACCATGTACAATTATTTGTTACAGTATCCTGAAGGAAAGGCAGATGATTTTTCGAATATGCGTTTATGCATATCTGGGGGAGCTCCAATGCCAGTCGCTTTGTTAAATAATTTTGAAACTAAGTTTCAAGTAATTATTTCAGAGGGGTATGGCTTATCTGAAGCTTCACCTGCGACTTGCTTTAATCCATTGGACCGCCCACGAAAAGCTGGATCTATTGGTCAAAGCATAACAAATGTTGAAAACAAAGTTGTTGATGCCGAAGGAAATGAAGTTCCGATCGGTGAAATTGGAGAATTAATTGTGAAAGGACCTAATGTCATGAAAGGTTATTATAAAATGCCAGAAGAAACGAAAGCGACGATTAAAGATGGTTGGTTATATACTGGAGATATGGCCAAGAAAGACGAGGAAGGATATTTTTACATTGTAGATCGAAAAAAAGATTTGATTATTGTAGGTGGATATAATGTATATCCACGTGAGGTGGAAGAAGTTTTATATGATCATCCATCAATAGCGGAAGTAGCTGTTATCGGAAAGCCGGATCCGAATTTAGGTGAAGTAGTAAACGCTTATGTCGTTACGAAAGAGGGGGAAACGGTGACGTACGATCAGTTAAGAGTTCATTGTTATAACTTTTTAGCAGAATATAAAGTACCGTCTTCTTTTACCTTTATGGATGAACTGCCAAAAAACACTACAGGAAAAATATTAAGAAGGGCCTTAAAAGAACAATTTAACCGATCGTAATGCGACACAGTCGATTCTCTCTTAACATCAAACTGATTGATTCCACATAGGTGAGCTTGTGTCATATAAAAATTTTATTAAAAGAGCGTAGGATTTGTACTCCTGCGCTCTTTTATTTCTTTGGTAAAATACCACTTTTTACCTAGTATTATTTATCTATCTTATCTGAAATTAGGCTTGAAATATTGGGCAATGTTTAATATACTTTAAATACTTTAATACTTAAAAGCACACACGCATAAAAGCGTTGAAGTTGATTGTCTATTTAAAGGGGGAAAAAGAGATGAAGAAATTATTAATGATGATGATGACGAGTATTCTTATATTCGCTGTAGCATGTGGTACTACTGAAACAGAGAATGAAAATGGTGAATCTAATAGCGGTGACGGTGATGTAGTTATCGGGGTGACACAAATTGTAGAGCACCCATCCTTGGATGCTGCGTTTGAAGGATTTAAGCAAGCGCTTGTAGATGGGGGCATTAACGCTTCTTATGATGTAAATATTGCACAAGGTGACTCAAGCAATAATGATGCTATTGCAAAGAAATTAGCCGATGATGAGGTTGATTTAATATTTGCTAATTCAACACCAAGTGCTTTAAGTGCGTTGAATGCAACAAAGGAAATCCCAATTATTTTCACTTCCGTAACAGATCCAGTTGGCTCTGAGCTGGTTGAGACTATGGAGAAACCTGGTGGAAATGTAACAGGGACCTCTGATTCAAATCCGGATGCAATTCCAAGTACGATACAGTTAATTAAAGATATGGGTTATGAAAGTGTCGGAGTTGTTTACAACTCTGGTGAGTCTAATTCTGTAGCTCAAATTAATGCAGTGAAAGAATATGCAAGTGATAACAATGTTAATGTTGAAGAGGCAGTTGTATCTACAAGTGCAGAAGTAAAACAAGCAACGGAATCTCTTGTAGGGGATGTAGATGCCTTATACATCATTACTGATAATACAGTTGTTTCCGCTTTGGAATCTGTTTTAATCGTTGGACATCAGGAAGATATTCCAGTTTTCGTCGGTGAGTTAGATTCAGTAGAACGTGGTGGTTTCGCTGCTTACGGATTTAGCTACTATGATATTGGCTACGAAGCTGGAGAAAAAACTGTGCAAATTTTAAATGGTGAAAAAGAACCGGGTGAAATTCCTGCTACTTTCCCACAAACTCTACAATTAACGATTAATGAAGAAGCTGCGGAAGAAATGGGAGTTGAACTGACGGACGAACTAAAAGATCTAGCAACAGATATTGTAACGACACAACAAGATTAAAAGGGTGACTAGAAATGATAAACGCACTATATGGCGCTTTGGAGTCAGGTTTAATATACGCGATTATGGCATTAGGAGTTTATTTAACCTTTCGTATATTAGATTTTCCTGATTTAACGGTTGATGGAAGCTTCGTTACCGGTGGAGCTGTGAGTGCAATTATGATTGTGAACGGGCAAGACCCGTTCCTTTCTACTTTAGTCGGTGGTGCTGCAGGTTTCATCGCAGGTTGCTTTACAGGACTATTGCATACGAAAGGAAATATCAATGCACTGCTTTCCGGCATATTAATGATGACTGCTCTATATTCCATTAACTTGAAAATTATGCAAAAGCCAAGCATTCCACTGATGAATCAAGAGACGGTGTTTACCCGAATAGAATCTTGGTGGGCGGCCCTCAATTTGGATGCCCTCATAAGTGCCCCTTTTATGTGGATAGGGGTAGGTGAACATTTACCACGTACGTTTTACGTTATTGGCTCGATGATTATTATTATGTTCATATTTAAGAAACTAATTGATTGGCTCCTTCAAACAGAAGCAGGTTTGGCGTTAAGAGCTACTGGGGACAATCCACGTATGGTGAAAAGCTTCTCAGCCAATACAAATATGTATATTATTATTGGTTTAGGTATTTCTAACGGTTTAGTAGCGATAAGTGGTGGTCTTGTTGTTCAATACAACGGGTTTAGTGATGTGAATTTGGGAATTGGTATGATTATTATCGGGCTTGCTTCTGTTATCATTGGTGAAGGATTGTTCGGTAAAGACAAAATCGTCCGTTTAACGTTGGCGGTGGCATTAGGGGCGATAGTGTATCGATTTATTATTGCAATTGCTTTACGTACAGATTTCTTAGATGCAAGTGATATGAAATTAATTACGGCCATTATCGTTATCGGTGCACTTGTTTTCCCAAAATGGTGGGCCTATATAAAAGAGAAGAAAAAGCGTCAAGCAGCAAGAAAAACATTACGTGAGCAGGAAAAGGGGGTCGATTTCATTGCTTCAACTAAATCAGATTAATAAAGTCTTCTATGAAGGTACCCCAAATGAACGAAAGGCGCTGCAAGGGCTTGCTTTAACCTTAAAAGAAGGGGATTTCGTAACGGTTATTGGAAGTAATGGTGCCGGAAAATCAACGTTACTCAATATTATTGCCGGTGTTTTGTTTCCTGATTACGGTGCTGTGATGGTAGATGGAGACGACGTTTCTTTTAAGCCGGAGCATAGGCGCGCAAAGTGGATTGGTCGGGTATTCCAGGATCCCATGGCTGGAACTGCCCCTCATATGACGATTGAGGAGAATATGGCAATCGCATTTAGTCGTACAAAGAAACGGAACTTGCGAAGAGGGGTAACTTCTAAAAGGCGTAAAGAATTTCAAGAGCATTTAGCCTCTTTAGAGTTAGGATTAGAAAATCGCCTGGGCTCAAAAGTAGGATTGCTTTCTGGAGGAGAGAGGCAAGCGTTGTCTCTTTTAATGGCTACCTTCACAGAACCACGTATTTTGCTTTTAGATGAGCATACGGCCGCCTTAGACCCAGCACGTGCTGAATTAATTACACGACTTACGAAAGAAATGGTTTCGAAGCATAATTTAACAACGCTCATGGTTACACACCAGATGGATCAAGCGATTGAATTAGGGAATCGACTGATCATGATGGATGAAGGGAATATTATTTACGAAGCAGACGAAGAAGAGAAGAAGAAGCTAACAGTAGAAGATTTAATTCAAATCTTTAAAGATGTAAAAGGTAAAGAAATTGCTAGTGACCGGGCGTTACTTTCATAAATTTGCTCACTCCGAGTTTTTCTCATATAGATGACATTGAAGGCGTATGGACATTTCCATACGCCTTCCCCATTATGAAATGTTTTGATGAAATTTTGGTTTTCATTGCAAAAGCTTGCGAAGATTTTCGTTTTAAGCTAATAAAATTATCTTTTTTAAGCATTGTTTTGAAACATTGTCCTATTCTTTAATGCTTTATTCCAAATTTATGAAAAATATGGTATATTATTACTGAAAAATGAATAAGGAAAGGAGATCTTTCATGGAGAACATAAAAAATTATTATGAAATTTCCCCTTTAACGTTAACCATCTTGCCTAAATGGTTAGAAAATGGTGTAGCCGGTTCATTAGTTTTAGAACAGCGTGAGAAATATGTCGTGAATATTCCCCCAAGGACGTTGATTGATCAAGCGTGTAAGTTTTTTGGTTCCAGCCTAAGAGGACGACAAGAAGGGACGAAAGATATTGCTGGCATAACTCATAAATCCCCAATTGCTATAGATCCTCATAGCGGTATGTATTTCTTCCCTACCTCTTCCCCAGTAAAACCAAGTTGCTCTTGGATTGCTCATTCCCATATTGAAAACGTTCAAGAAATGGAACATAACCAATCTAAAATCACTTTTGTTTCTGGACAATCTGTTGTTTATCCTATATCGTACGGTTCTATGATGAACCAAGTTCATAGAACTGCACAATTTCGTTATAAATTTACAGAACGACTGCAAAATCATTGGAATTCTGAAAATGACCTTGTGGCGGAACGCCTACAGACTACTTATAATCCACTAGCAAAATCACCTCAAATGGATCCTCGTTT from Salirhabdus salicampi harbors:
- a CDS encoding MBL fold metallo-hydrolase gives rise to the protein MKVTVIGYWGAYPQVERATSSYLLECDGFTCLLDCGSGVLSRLQKYKSISDLDAIVLSHYHHDHIADVGSLQYAFLIDNLLHQRNRTWPIYGHHENEERFQSLFHTATEGKAYKAGDVMTIGPFQFQFLKTVHPVPCYAMKITDGKSTIVYTADTSFFEDLIPFCQNADLLIAESSFYKGMDSTSAGHMTSDECGKIANRASVRELWLTHLPHFGNVSELKREASEEYDGKIYLADEGLSWEA
- the yhfH gene encoding protein YhfH, with translation MVSTSVMEFFRNLPTKSCTKCGERIEEKADCYGNICDNCDHPAR
- a CDS encoding ABC transporter ATP-binding protein; this translates as MLQLNQINKVFYEGTPNERKALQGLALTLKEGDFVTVIGSNGAGKSTLLNIIAGVLFPDYGAVMVDGDDVSFKPEHRRAKWIGRVFQDPMAGTAPHMTIEENMAIAFSRTKKRNLRRGVTSKRRKEFQEHLASLELGLENRLGSKVGLLSGGERQALSLLMATFTEPRILLLDEHTAALDPARAELITRLTKEMVSKHNLTTLMVTHQMDQAIELGNRLIMMDEGNIIYEADEEEKKKLTVEDLIQIFKDVKGKEIASDRALLS
- a CDS encoding competence protein ComK — its product is MENIKNYYEISPLTLTILPKWLENGVAGSLVLEQREKYVVNIPPRTLIDQACKFFGSSLRGRQEGTKDIAGITHKSPIAIDPHSGMYFFPTSSPVKPSCSWIAHSHIENVQEMEHNQSKITFVSGQSVVYPISYGSMMNQVHRTAQFRYKFTERLQNHWNSENDLVAERLQTTYNPLAKSPQMDPRF
- a CDS encoding lipoate--protein ligase — encoded protein: MLFIDNEGITDPRINLAIEEYALKNLDIEDGNTYLLFYINKPSIIIGKNQNTIEEINTDYVDERGIHVVRRLSGGGAVYHDLGNLNFSFLTKDDGDSFSNFAKFTKPVTDALQKLGINAELSGRNDILVNGRKISGNAQFSTRGRMFSHGTLMFDSEIEHVVSALKVKSEKIKSKGIKSIRSRVANISEFLTEDLSMEEFKNMLLRFIFDVESAEDVPKYKLTKEDWENIHKLSEERYQQWEWNYGKSPKFDIQHSKRFEGAGSIDVRLNVNKGVIQNCKIFGDFFGVGDVHDIEEILIGTRYERDAIKQALTDVNIKHYFGNVAKDDFVTLVY
- a CDS encoding ABC transporter permease, which translates into the protein MINALYGALESGLIYAIMALGVYLTFRILDFPDLTVDGSFVTGGAVSAIMIVNGQDPFLSTLVGGAAGFIAGCFTGLLHTKGNINALLSGILMMTALYSINLKIMQKPSIPLMNQETVFTRIESWWAALNLDALISAPFMWIGVGEHLPRTFYVIGSMIIIMFIFKKLIDWLLQTEAGLALRATGDNPRMVKSFSANTNMYIIIGLGISNGLVAISGGLVVQYNGFSDVNLGIGMIIIGLASVIIGEGLFGKDKIVRLTLAVALGAIVYRFIIAIALRTDFLDASDMKLITAIIVIGALVFPKWWAYIKEKKKRQAARKTLREQEKGVDFIASTKSD
- a CDS encoding ABC transporter substrate-binding protein; amino-acid sequence: MKKLLMMMMTSILIFAVACGTTETENENGESNSGDGDVVIGVTQIVEHPSLDAAFEGFKQALVDGGINASYDVNIAQGDSSNNDAIAKKLADDEVDLIFANSTPSALSALNATKEIPIIFTSVTDPVGSELVETMEKPGGNVTGTSDSNPDAIPSTIQLIKDMGYESVGVVYNSGESNSVAQINAVKEYASDNNVNVEEAVVSTSAEVKQATESLVGDVDALYIITDNTVVSALESVLIVGHQEDIPVFVGELDSVERGGFAAYGFSYYDIGYEAGEKTVQILNGEKEPGEIPATFPQTLQLTINEEAAEEMGVELTDELKDLATDIVTTQQD
- a CDS encoding fatty acid--CoA ligase family protein, translating into MNISDQLTVTTEKQADKTAYIFLGKETSYRDLDDSVTKFASSLNEMGYGKGDHLAIVLGNSPQFVISLYASLRIGATVIPINPLYTADELTYIINNGDVKGIITMDVLAEKFAQFDHELNVNHYILVETNPNVSVEDLSIQPKVYSFSTLLQNGSPQLDRPTLHDNDTAVILYTSGTTGKPKGAMLSHQNIYSNAKDIADYLNMNNQDRIIAALPMFHVFCLTVALNAPLMNGGSIFIMPKFSPNEVFDAARDYKVTIFAGVPTMYNYLLQYPEGKADDFSNMRLCISGGAPMPVALLNNFETKFQVIISEGYGLSEASPATCFNPLDRPRKAGSIGQSITNVENKVVDAEGNEVPIGEIGELIVKGPNVMKGYYKMPEETKATIKDGWLYTGDMAKKDEEGYFYIVDRKKDLIIVGGYNVYPREVEEVLYDHPSIAEVAVIGKPDPNLGEVVNAYVVTKEGETVTYDQLRVHCYNFLAEYKVPSSFTFMDELPKNTTGKILRRALKEQFNRS
- the hemY gene encoding protoporphyrinogen oxidase, with the translated sequence MNEQRKRIVIIGGGITGLSAAYYLQKEIKEKNLPYDVMLIEANEHLGGKIDTVHKDGYVIERGPDSFLERKQSAAQLVKDVGLEDDLVRNATGQAYILLKEKLHPIPQGSFMGIPTSVKPFLFSNLFSWKGKLRAGGDFFLPKSQPQDDQSLGLFFRRRLGDEIVENLIEPLLSGIYAGDIDRLSLMATFPNFYNLEQEYGSLIKGLNKTVPKKAKSQKKKGVFLTLKSGLSSLVSQLEDELKKSPFVTVHKQSVVQHITKEHDKYRITVKGKEETIAHSIVLATPHFVTQKILSQYDFLKTYKEMPATSVANVVLGFNKQDIPNMMDGTGFVVSRNSNHRITACTWTHKKWPHTTPDGQIMLRSYVGKPSDQEIVHLSDDEIETIVREDLKNVMNIDANPSFSLVTRWKQAMPQYIVGHKERVEDTKNHMKEYLPGVFLAGSSYEGIGIPDCINQGIGAKEDALSFLNK